A genomic region of Pelodiscus sinensis isolate JC-2024 chromosome 1, ASM4963464v1, whole genome shotgun sequence contains the following coding sequences:
- the LOC102446799 gene encoding olfactory receptor 51G2-like, with protein MSALNDTALSYAVFLLSRIPGQEDVYLWIAILFCFIYVISIVGNSVILFIIKTDPSLHEPMYIFLSMLAFTDVGFLITTMPTILGVYLFNSREIGLDACFAQLSFIAALQCTESAVLLLMAIDRFIAICNPLRYASILTLPRISKMGLVSVLKSVVLVFPFPFLLKPYRYCRANVLSHSFCLNMEVMKMACSDITVNNIYGLFIRISTMGLDLLLIFFSYVMILKTVLSIASRVECLRALSTCVSHLCAVLLFYTPEFSLSLIHRLAHDTSPLLRILLSYVSLLVPPLLNPIVYSVKSTRLRVRIIKVFLGGRGTQG; from the coding sequence ATGTCAGCTCTCAATGACACCGCATTGAGCTATGCCGTGTTTCTTCTCAGCAGGATACCTGGGCAAGAAGATGTTTATCTCTGGATCGCAATCCTCTTCTGCTTCATATATGTAATTTCTATAGTAGGAAATTCAGTCATTCTATTCATTATAAAAACAGacccaagcctccatgagcccatgtacattttcctctcCATGTTGGCTTTTACAGATGTTGGCTTTCTCATAACCACCATGCCGACCATACTGGGCGTGTACTTGTTTAACTCTAGGGAGATCGGCCTCGATGCTTGTTTTGCCCAGCTGTCCTTCATTGCTGCGCTTCAGTGCACGGAATCTGCCGTGCTCTTGTTGATGGCCATTGACCGCTTCATTGCGATCTGCAACCCACTGAGATACGCCTCCATCTTAACTCTGCCGAGAATATCCAAGATGGGGCTGGTGTCTGTGCTAAAATCAGTGGTGCTAGTATTCCCATTCCCCTTTCTTCTGAAGCCGTACCGCTACTGTCGAGCCAATgtcctctcccactccttctgcctgaaCATGGAGGTCATGAAAATGGCGTGTTCAGACATCACGGTCAACAACATCTATGGCTTGTTCATTAGAATCTCAACGATGGGGCTGGACTTGCTGCTCATTTTCTTCTCTTATgtgatgatcctcaaaacagtGCTGAGCATCGCGTCCCGTGTGGAGTGCCTCAGGGCCCTGAGCACCTgcgtctcccacctctgtgctgtgctgctgttCTACACACCAGAGTTCAGCTTGTCTCTGATACACAGATTAGCGCATGACACTTCTCCTTTGCTTCGGATTCTTCTGAGCTACGTCTCCCTGCTCGTCCCACCCCTGCTGAATCCGATAGTGTACAGCGTGAAAAGCACACGCCTGCGTGTGAGGATCATCAAAGTGtttttggggggcagagggactcagggatag